The Anopheles gambiae chromosome 2, idAnoGambNW_F1_1, whole genome shotgun sequence genomic sequence CTTGCGGCCGCGGTTCACATCGAGCAATGGCAGAGAGCGAAGggccgggcatgttgtttggTTGGCGATGTTCCCTGATGTTACGTCCCATTGCTTATCGTGTTTCCCCGTTCCTGCGACGGTACACCGTCCCGATAAACGTGTGGCGTCTTGTTTCGGGCTTTTTTTCGTGGTTGTTGGTTAAtaattgtaaataaacaacaaagcaGGGTGGAAGCGTTTGTGTGATGATGCATGGCTCACCGGTTTTCAAATATATTGTAAAAGCAAATGTGTgaccaatgtgtttgtgtgttttggtcgATAGGCGTAGGTAAAGATAGCTTTGCATATGATGCGTAATGCAATGGGTCGTTGAATGATGGTAGCTTCACTGACAATTTAATTGATTTGTCATACTAATCATCATTTGAATGAATGTTTGTATGGACTGTTCATGCACTGCTTGTCGAGCCAAAACCCCGCCTACAATCGTCAAGAGACGTTGGGCAGCAGTTTTCATCCACGTGTCttcaaaaaaggcaaataacTAAACGATTAATGTGGAACATTTCTCGCATTAGCTGACCTTCAAAAAAGCCCTCAACCATCGCTCATCGCTAGCAATAAGTTAGGATTATCATTCCCTCCGTCGCTCATCCAAAGTGCATCCTCATATAAAGCGTAATCTTTCCGCAATGGTGTTCCTTCCCACTTGCCCGACCCGTCTCAGGATGCACTTTGAAATCTGTGCGTAATGTTTGCCACCGACCGCAGATGACGTACTTAAGACACTCGCCTGTAAAGGTATGACCAGTCAGCAATGGTATTTTTACCAAAAGTGTTGAATCTTAAAAGCGACCAATAAAAATACGATCACACATATCTTTCGTCAGCGTCTCTCCGTCGACTCGGTCGTGGTGTTTTTGCTGCCGTTTTGCTTCTCTCGTTCGCATTGCGCGTGACTCTGGATGTTGGTCCTTAAGAGGATCGCCTCATTTTGACACATATTCACACCAAGAAGCCAAGATCAAGATGTGGAATTTTGCGTTTGGggtttatttcgttttttcttttccttctctcaCTCCGACGTCATTTATTCTGACGCAAATGTTGCTCGTCTGCTGGTCGTCAACTCCATTTCATTTGCGCTACTACTTACACGCTTGCTCCTTTCCCTCGCGATGATGGAAAACTGGCGCACACGGGTAATGATTAataatgcagcagcagcagtagtgtgtGGCGCGGTGCATTGGGGCGCGCATATAGATTATTTTGGGAAAATGCCCAAACATGGCACTTATTTTGTCAGGTGCCACAGCTCTGGCTGTCCCcgtgcgtttgtgtgagtgcggCCTTCACTTTGCGGTGGGCATACGGTATGAGGAAAGGTGTGGCAGGGTTGCCCTCTCGGCGAGCTCACCGACTATGTATGATACATATTTAAACGTTGGAAAATTGTTTAATGGTAATGAGcgatggtgtgtttgtgttgtcgTTATCGATTGAAAGGATAGAATTATTTGGGGCGTTTTTCCATTGTAAGAATAGTCGCTTAGAATAGATCCaattaaattgattaaatattgaactaatttattaaaatttgtaTTACAGCAGCAGTTTTATATAAGCGCTGCTTCACTTGCAAGTACATGCAAGATAacaacaatttttttaattcttggCATAACCAAAGGtcgttacaaaaaaataatattatgaCAGGTGACTAACCAAAGCTTTTGCAAATGCGGTGTATgatctatttttaaaataccaaaataaaaatgcttGCAGTGGCTATTTATAACCACTCGTCCCCTCTAATGCAAATACCCAGCTGTAAAGATATTTTGCTCATAATTCGTCCGCACAACAGTTTGGCTGGACAAAACAACAAAGGTTTATTACATTGCGTGGTGTGACTCACGAGCGTCGTCTGTTCGCATTGCcggtaaattaaattcattacGATAAGATACTACCACTCACTGATGCAAGCCATCTTGGGGGGGCCACTTTACATACTTCACGCTTACGATGCGTGGGAAAAAGAAATTGCAATAGCGTTCCACTGTCTCCAACAACCGATAAGTGATGAGCACATACCGGTTTTTATCAGTTCAATTAGTGGGTTTTCAATTTGCCTACCGGTGCAGTTCCGTTTAATTAATATTACCATGCGGTGAATGTGCTAGAGGATATTGCCATTTGTCTGTCGAAACGGATTctctgaaacaaaatcacaccCGGTATCAATGATCCGATCTTTGACCGTGAATGTTCGATGCCCGACCGGACCAATCGGGAACTCCCGTGGCCCACAAGATGACAAGCAATCATCAAGAAGCATCGATTTTTGCCAGACCATGCGAAACGAAAAGGCCAAGAGCCGTAcacgaatgtaaacaaatttgatCACTGTTTGTTGGAGGTTGATAAGAAAGCGGCAAGATTGCAAGATGGTTTCCAGTTTTTGCCCGTCCATCTTCTGTGGAGGCGTGAGAAATTGGGTGGAGGAACGCGACGCGAGGTGTGCGAAACGGTACACCGTTGCGGAACCTCcaacaacactcacacacggtgCAATTAAAAGTAGCGGCAAGTGAGTGTCGCGCTCAAGATTGAGAGAAGATGTCGCATACCTACGGGGCCAGCAAACACAACGACCTTGCAGTACTTTGTGCAAAATGGAAAACGGCAACGCTGGGAGAAGAAGGGGAAGCTGTGACGACATTAGGTGCTAACATTCGCCTCTACCATTTGCCCGTGGCCCGTGAATCAGTTCGGTTCAGATTAAATCGGTGCTGTACCGTTCGTTCCGGATGGTACTGGTGCGCCTGGTGCATTTAAATCTCTGTCTTTGGGAGCGATTTAATGGGAGATGAGGAGGTTGTGTGAGCCAGTTGGAGTGCGAAGTATTGTGCGAGAGCCGCGGTGTCTGGTGGGATTCGCTTGACAGGTCTTATCGCGCGTGATCTACGCGAAAGGCTGAAAGATGGCTGTTGACTGTGGAAAGTAGCATTTATTAACACATCTGTATGTAGCCGGCCAAGAAATCACGGGGATGTGCGAAGTgctttaaaatatttcatttcaggCATTTTAAAAAGAGCCGAGAGCACTTACCTTGTTGCAAAAAGGTTCTAAAAACTCAAACGAAAACatcatttgtttgttatttttgacAATCGTTTCGATTCCGTTTCGATCAAGCTTGAAAAAGTGGCTTGCTGTCTTCTGTAGTCAGACTTGGATCTCATTTGGCTTTGATCTCAAAAAATGTTAATCTGTAGCTTTTATATCTCTATGCTGTTGACCTGGCACCATAGTACAATCATCAACTCGATCGACAACTAACAACATGTTGGTCATGGGTTCAAAACTTGTATAGATCCGGGTCCTCTATATCTCTTGCTTATGCGGTAAATCTGTAGGCTTGTAGATAACATAACCTAAGTCCATTAGTAACCATTGTTTATACCACTGACTGCAATTGTAGCGtcaaataaaaggaaaaacataTAGTCTTGCAAGACAAGACAATAGACTTGGATGGTAGACATGGCTTAGGATTCTTCAAGAATgtaaagaagaaggaaaatcgAACCTTCCAAAGAGATATGCCGACTTCCATCCATTAAATAAATCTAAAACATCTGAATGGATCACTTAGttaggatttaaaaaaaaagctcaaaagcCCAAGCTTTTTCACTACAAAGCTCGCCATCTTCTGTAAAGAGACTTAACACTGAGATCACCATCATCCTAGGAAACGTCACCATCCGAGAAATGGCGTTGTTAGCAGGCTGGGGGGAAAACAGCTGTTTACTATCCCCCCACAGCGCTAACCCCTGTGTACTATATTGGAATGTATTGTCCCAGGCAAAAGTAACCGCACTCCCCAGGAAAGCCCTGTTTGAACGATTTCTGTCAATATTTGGCTAACGAGTgaatacacacacgcgaacTGATCGCAATTTTCCCTGCGAGGCCCTTTAATATTAGCATTCCTTTATTATAGTAGGTGCTGTACTGCCTTGTTGTTTTCGCTGTAACCCACTAATCCGGTGGAATTGCTCTCCAATCGGACACAAGTAGCTTAGCGCTGTAAAATAATACGGGCTGCGAACACTAGCGCGAGAACCAATTAGGGCACGGAAACAGTGAAACAGATTCCAATGGCGGCGCATACTCTACCGGCTCAACTCTAGCGCCAACAGAAACAATGTGTACTGCCTGGGCATTGCAAGCGCGATTGTTGTGTCGTACCACTCTCGTTGGTGTTTTAGTACACTTGAGAGGAAGATAAGCgtgacgacggcgacgacgacgacgacaacaagCGTGCTCGCAGGTGATAAGCGCAAGACACTCACTAGCGCACAAGACTGGAGAACAGCGAAAACAAcccacctctctctctccggtgACGGGGACGGTGTTTCGCTCTACTATTGTCCCTGTACATGGGAGACATCATCTCACAGTCTCCGGCGCGCGGCTATGCGTAGTCTGCCAGCGCACAATCTGTCTGTTGGAGAGAGTGTctagtatgtatgtgtgtgacgaTGGCACCTCCATTATCACTCGCCTGTGTGTATACGTGTCACTGTCGTGTATAAAACCAATCCCGGGTGACTGGCAAGCTCCCACAAGTTTTGCAACCGGCATCGCAAGCGGATCGTACGCGAAAGTGATCACACACAAGTGCACTGTGATTTCATTAGTCGTTTCGGTTTCCAAGCAGAGACAACGGGACAGACAATTTCTTGACGTTTATAGGGGGTCTTCCAATGGACAGTGCAAAGCAATCCGTGCTTTGAAGTGTGACCAGTACTTCCCAAGCCAGCTGAAGCTGACACACTCGGAAGTCGTTTGTGAAGTGAGGCGATCGTAAAGGGAGTGGTTTTACGCGGGGGCACAACAAGGACCTTTGTTAAAGTGGTGCCTGCCATCATGCTGTGCGTACAGCCCACCGATCATGTCGCTGGTAGAAAGGGACTGATCTACAAGCTGGCACACGCCTGCCACATTCGGGAGTGGAAAAATAAAGTAAGTGCTTCCCTGTTTCATCGAAGAACTGCTGGTGGAAGATTCCACATCTCCGGCGAGATGTCGTCGTTATTGGTGTGATTGTTGAAAAATCGTAAGCGCGTTGAAGTGGAAGGTGGAAAGTGTCCACCTATAAGTGGCCCTTGAAAGTGTGAAGAAAGTGACCAACAGCGTGGGGTGGGAGGATTTTATGAGAGAGAAGAAGTCCCCTTACCACCCAGTGAGCTTTGTAGCGGCTTCCGGTTTTAGTTCGATTGGGTCCAATAAAAAGGATAGCTTTTTTAGTGTCtctatgtgtatgtttttgtgtatttatgtGGGTGATCTGAAGTGgcacacaatttttttttattcttttgtgAGAATTGCATGTCATGGGACTCCACTCGCTCTTGTCATACCATGCTGACCCGACACTGTTTGTGTTAGATAATGTGGTTTCGGTATATCTCAAGTACCTGTGCCAGTTTAACGTGCCTTCGTTGAAGTACACGGTGATGTTGTTTTCGCATTCGATTCACCCAAAGGGAACCAATCGTCGATAGAAAATTCGCCCAGATGATCCCTACATTGTTTGTGACGGCACGCCTGGGCCATTGTGTTCAATGTTCGATGAAGTGGCTGCTCCGGCTCTTGTGATGGATTAAGCTCGAGCTCGAATTCTGCTGTAATACCACTTGTTACATTCTCCCTTCGCTTAAATCCCCTTTGCTGACGTTGGCTGGGGCAGTGGGTGTAGAACAAGATCTAGAGCCCCTTGGAGACGCTCCGGCCGATCATCGCCAATCATCCATCACCATGCTGCTACTGACCTACTGATTCGGTGCTGGGCGTAGAAACTGGAACACAGCACAGCTATCGGAGCGAAGGGCGCGCGGCACATTATCACAGGCACATTCTAGAAACAGACAAGCCCGTCTTAAGGCAATACGTCACACGCTAAGATGCTATCCTGTAACGTGTCTCGCTATCAACGAACGGGACATTGTTTCGTCCAGATAAAACTGTGGTTCGATCATCATTCCGGGGATGATTGAATTGCTCCCTAAACCGCCCGCCTTTCTTTTGTCAACCAATCATTTCTTCTCCGTTTTATGATACGCTCATTAACTGCGCTGGACGTTTTTATTATACAGCACCCAGGGAGAAACAGTCAAACAATTGCGCGTGCCAAAACGCGATTAATGTATCAATCTTGGGGGGCAGACACGCAGGCGAAAGAAAAGCGCCACAACGACCACTGTTGTTGACGTGAcgtgcgataagcggcgtgtgTCCAATGTGGTAGATAATTGAGATCTGATAGGCGTAGGGGGCTGGGGACCAAAATTCGACGTCATTTATTGGAAGATaatggtgggggggggagtaTAGCAGCGCgtgtagaagaaaacaacagcGCATTTTCCCTATCACTCGTCAATCTCGCTAgaaagtgtttgtgttgtgtgcgccGCTGTGGATTGACAATTTAATACGATCGCCAGTGGGCAAAGTGTGAATTGGGGGATCGAAAACTCGTGCCACGAGGACGGTATGCATCTCGTTTTGCATCTTGTGCATCTCTGTCAACAAACTTTAGTCGCCCGAAGGCACCAGACGGTGGTGGGTGATGGTGATGCTTGTAGTACAAGTGCAAAAGTGCACCGTTTCGTAACGCTTGAGCTTTAGATCTGCGACAGAAGTacgataaaacaaaatcacgttCAACACCCGTCGCCGCCGCGTCCGTCCGCGCTCTACACATCATCACGAGTGGCTAGTAGTTCACGGGTTGGTTCCGGGGCGGTAAACAATTGGAACAATTTAAAACCGCCACTGCGCGTCATCACACCCGTCGAGGGGCCCGTGTTCGCGGTCGTGTTTTTGTGTCCGTGTTCTGTTCTAGCTTAGCGCCATTTTCTATCTATTGATCGTGAAACAATTTGCACCGGAccagcctgcctgcctgcctgcctgcctgccttccTGACCCAGTTTAAACCTCTCCCTCTCCTTCCGTGTGAGCGCCTCAAGCCAATCGCTAAATGGTTACGAACGAATTACGTGAATATATTTTGAAGGCTGGCTTTAAGCCCTGCCCTGCTCAAGCGCGACCTCCGAGGGAATGAGAAGGGGTGGTGCGGTCGAGGGCTAAATTGGACAAATTTTATCACACATCGTGTCTCACATGGCAGGACACACGAGCAAATGTAAAACAATGTGTTAGAattatagagagagagagagagagagcgtgatTGAGCGCGAGAGAAGTGTGAACATGCATGTTATGGCGTTACCCCCGGATTGTGCTGGGGCTGCAATGACGCGTGAACTGCATTTCCGCGGTTAGGGAAAACATTTACGTCACGGTTTCCTCCCCTTTTTGCGAAGGTCACGATAGGGGGTTGACAGGGagcaaaatagaaaaatagcGAGGAGTAGAGAATTCCCAACCCCACCTCCACTGTGACTGAACCCTATCTATTATCACGCTGTTTAGGTGTGGTGCCGCTGCTCGCTGCTGGTAGtggttattatttattttgtttcgcaCTGAAAGCGAATCGTCAGTGAAAGCTTTtctttcaattgttttttttttccctcGAGTGCCATTTCAAGCGGTACGGCGGCGAACTGTTTTGTAAACACGCTTGATTGCTGAAGTGTTTGATCAATTCCATTTCGATTCCGGtgcgtgttttctctctctctccctctctctctctctctctctctctctctctctctctctctctctctcatcccctctctctctcttccagtTTTAGCAGTATACTGACCTTGGATCgataaaatattgcatttgATTGACTGTTTTCCAATGCTGCAAAGGCAAAGAAGACGTTTTGGGGAAAACTTTATCGTGGCGGTTGCTATGGTTATCAAACTTGCTCGAATGTATTGTGCTCGGATTGGAACATTCATGCACACTTTGTTTAATCAATCGACGGTGCGAAGGTGAAAGCTTTTGCACTGCTCCGGTCGTCGATGTTGTAAGCTACAACGGACCAGGCTGCTCCACCGTTGCGCTGGGGTGGGTTGTAGAAAGTgtattaaaattataaaaataattgctaggagtatattaattgtttgttGGTGTTAAGAATTAGCTTAATATTGTATACatagaaaatgtatttgaTTTCTGTATGTTTAAACCCATTGATTTGGATTTGTTGTGACGAAAGAGGcactaggcgtctccatcaaCCATTTTCATCAAtattaaaagtgtttttttttctaatatgTTCCTCCTTTTTTCTCTACCCCTTTCTTTAGTGCGGCATGCGTCGCCCATCACTGGGACAGAATGAAGACGACCTTAGTCGTCTGACAACGATCATCTCCCCGACCAGTATCAGCCTATCGTCGAACGGTCAGTCCGAcccggtggtggtagtggatCATCACGATGTCGTTAGCTGCGGTCGAGCGAAAGCGCACAGCACCAGtagcaatagcagcagcagtagcagcagcagcagtagcagcagcggcagcaacagcagcagcaccagcatcagcCATGGCGCAGGCAACACAACtagcaacagtagcagcaactGCCCGGCAAGCAACAACAGTGTCAGTGGCCCGGCCGGCCGCGGCAGTGTTGATGGGGGAAGCAGCACgacaagcaacagcagcaatggcatcaacaccagcaccagcaccagcagcgatGGGGTGAAAGTGATCGCTACCAGCAAGGGCAAAGGTGAATGCGATGATCGCGGTACGGCGGGTGGTCATGGTGGTGGTCGGGACGAGCTGTCCGAAGCTCTACCACCACCCACGGTGCTCGTGAACCAGTATCTACCGAATCTGATCAATTCGTCCGAGTGGCAAAACTGCCGCAAGCGCAAGGAGCGCCAGGACAGTACGTCCTCCATCAGCCAGGACCGGAAGCTGATCCGCTCGAACAGCGAGGAGCATCTGCCGAACTGTCAGGAGGTGATCAGGCGCGTCTCGTCGCACGAGGACTTTAAGAAGCGGTCGGCGGCAGCCGCCGTCGTGTCGGTGGAGATTTCCATCGACAAGGAGAACGTCATCGCGGAGGAACCGCTCGAGGGCGTGGAtgagcagcagaagcaggtgTTCGAGAAGAATCTGAAAAACAGTGCGGATGATTTGAAGAAATTCTTCATCGGCAGCGTGGAGAGCGTCGGGGGCAaggagcatcatcatcaccaccaccattccgGCCATCTCGCGCACAACAACCATCACAACCACCATCACGGTAACCATGTGTACCATCATCTCGGtggccaccaccatcatctgcATCATGCTGGCGGGAAGTCACAGCCGTCCCACCATCGGCTGTCACCGTGCCGGGATATACTGAAGTCGCGGCGCGACTCGGACAGCGAGCAGGACGGTGAGCACGAGCGGCGGCGGCACTGTGAGCGGTTTTCGAAGACGCGCCCGCCGCCCGGCAGGAAGTCGGTGTCGCCTCGTGCGCGCAACAGCTCCAAGCACTCGAAGCTCGCCGTGAAGGCGGCAAGCGTGGGCGTGGGAGCCGTTTTGCTCGCCGGAAATGAGCACTTCTACTCCAAGCATGACACGCACCCGAGCGGTGGCGGCAAGTCGGAACGGCGCATCCGTTCCAGCAGCAAGCatcgagagcagcagcagaaagtgTTGCAGGACGATACGGTGATGGATGACGGTGTAGTGCCGCTGTCCGActacaacgacaacaacgTGCTGGAAAAGAACCACGCGGTCGAGGAAGCGACGAAACTCATCGAcaatgaggaggaggaggaggtccAACCGGAGGAACCACTTTCGCCGCGCGAAAAGCTCCCGTGGGGACAGACGTACCCGGACGATACGCCGGCCCTCGTCTGTCAGCGCTTTGCGGACGATAACTTTGAGTACGCCAAGCGTATGGATTCGGTATCGCACGCCAAGCTGCGGCCAGTCTCTTCCGGCAACTCACTCAAGCTGTACGGTGCTCATCACCGCAGCGCGGAAAATGCGCCACCCTCGACgatccaccaccatcaccaccatcaccagaaGGCAACGCCGGCCGCGAACAATATGTTTGACGAGCGCGTGAAGGCGATCAACCGGAAGCTCGGCGGGCTGAAGAAGAAGCTGTCGCAGTTCGAGGACCGGTTCGAGCTGGAGCACGGCTACCGGCCGACGCACGGCGACAAGTCGGCGGACGCGCCGACCAAAAGCATCCTGGTGGAGATACACAAGCTGCGCAAGGAGAAGAATCAAATCAAAGCCGATCTGGCCGTCTTTTCGGCGaaagtggcggcggcggcggcgacgacgacggcaacGACCGGCCAAAAGCAACAGGCCGCCACCGGTGACGGTGGGCTGAGCGAGGACGAGACGGCGACGGAGAAGCGGCTGGCCAAGATGAAGGATACGATCGCTGACATTGAAAAGGTAGGGCAAAGGGGGCGGCACACCACAGCTCTTCATCAATCATTCGCTTCAATTGTCCATTGCGTCTTACACGTGCCTGGTTTTGGGTtcttttttgcgtgtgtgtgtgtgtgtgtgtgtgtgtgtgtgtgtgtgttgcgaatGACAATGGTACGATGACGCGTCGGTTTTGTTTCAGAAGGGGCTGATAAGCGTGCCACGCTTGAATGCCGCAAATCGGTCGGTTGATAATTATGGGCAATTAGATGATCGTTCACATGATCGAGCGGGTGGCAGTGCTGCCGGCGTGTCGCATTAGCAGCGCGTTTAGCGCCGTTCACTATCGGGGCATGCACGTGGCGCGCACGTTGTTTGAATCATGCGTGGTACAAAGTGATC encodes the following:
- the LOC3290011 gene encoding knob-associated histidine-rich protein isoform X1 — its product is MLCVQPTDHVAGRKGLIYKLAHACHIREWKNKCGMRRPSLGQNEDDLSRLTTIISPTSISLSSNGQSDPVVVVDHHDVVSCGRAKAHSTSSNSSSSSSSSSSSSGSNSSSTSISHGAGNTTSNSSSNCPASNNSVSGPAGRGSVDGGSSTTSNSSNGINTSTSTSSDGVKVIATSKGKGECDDRGTAGGHGGGRDELSEALPPPTVLVNQYLPNLINSSEWQNCRKRKERQDSTSSISQDRKLIRSNSEEHLPNCQEVIRRVSSHEDFKKRSAAAAVVSVEISIDKENVIAEEPLEGVDEQQKQVFEKNLKNSADDLKKFFIGSVESVGGKEHHHHHHHSGHLAHNNHHNHHHGNHVYHHLGGHHHHLHHAGGKSQPSHHRLSPCRDILKSRRDSDSEQDGEHERRRHCERFSKTRPPPGRKSVSPRARNSSKHSKLAVKAASVGVGAVLLAGNEHFYSKHDTHPSGGGKSERRIRSSSKHREQQQKVLQDDTVMDDGVVPLSDYNDNNVLEKNHAVEEATKLIDNEEEEEVQPEEPLSPREKLPWGQTYPDDTPALVCQRFADDNFEYAKRMDSVSHAKLRPVSSGNSLKLYGAHHRSAENAPPSTIHHHHHHHQKATPAANNMFDERVKAINRKLGGLKKKLSQFEDRFELEHGYRPTHGDKSADAPTKSILVEIHKLRKEKNQIKADLAVFSAKVAAAAATTTATTGQKQQAATGDGGLSEDETATEKRLAKMKDTIADIEKRLSEKRDTEQRSENLELLSNEQLTEEKASVQRALLYLESMYGRPASREERDAARPLYDRYRLIKRLVNRANSISGPCGVANSQMPTILEHEALAIVGTTTPSTDISPPSATSMLQSPTDTMTTPSSSSSISTSNQLPAADDSEETTATTNTTSTAGNTTSSSATENIHSMTADELWQHYDATREEKKELRRTIKDFEQQFEETTGRKMLKSDRKSIEDTYALYKQKKAKLRLIDALFKKQMQAV
- the LOC3290011 gene encoding knob-associated histidine-rich protein isoform X2, translating into MRRPSLGQNEDDLSRLTTIISPTSISLSSNGQSDPVVVVDHHDVVSCGRAKAHSTSSNSSSSSSSSSSSSGSNSSSTSISHGAGNTTSNSSSNCPASNNSVSGPAGRGSVDGGSSTTSNSSNGINTSTSTSSDGVKVIATSKGKGECDDRGTAGGHGGGRDELSEALPPPTVLVNQYLPNLINSSEWQNCRKRKERQDSTSSISQDRKLIRSNSEEHLPNCQEVIRRVSSHEDFKKRSAAAAVVSVEISIDKENVIAEEPLEGVDEQQKQVFEKNLKNSADDLKKFFIGSVESVGGKEHHHHHHHSGHLAHNNHHNHHHGNHVYHHLGGHHHHLHHAGGKSQPSHHRLSPCRDILKSRRDSDSEQDGEHERRRHCERFSKTRPPPGRKSVSPRARNSSKHSKLAVKAASVGVGAVLLAGNEHFYSKHDTHPSGGGKSERRIRSSSKHREQQQKVLQDDTVMDDGVVPLSDYNDNNVLEKNHAVEEATKLIDNEEEEEVQPEEPLSPREKLPWGQTYPDDTPALVCQRFADDNFEYAKRMDSVSHAKLRPVSSGNSLKLYGAHHRSAENAPPSTIHHHHHHHQKATPAANNMFDERVKAINRKLGGLKKKLSQFEDRFELEHGYRPTHGDKSADAPTKSILVEIHKLRKEKNQIKADLAVFSAKVAAAAATTTATTGQKQQAATGDGGLSEDETATEKRLAKMKDTIADIEKRLSEKRDTEQRSENLELLSNEQLTEEKASVQRALLYLESMYGRPASREERDAARPLYDRYRLIKRLVNRANSISGPCGVANSQMPTILEHEALAIVGTTTPSTDISPPSATSMLQSPTDTMTTPSSSSSISTSNQLPAADDSEETTATTNTTSTAGNTTSSSATENIHSMTADELWQHYDATREEKKELRRTIKDFEQQFEETTGRKMLKSDRKSIEDTYALYKQKKAKLRLIDALFKKQMQAV